Within Amycolatopsis sp. cg5, the genomic segment GTGCTGCCGTTCCTGACCCCGACCACCGGGAGCACGTTCACCGGGCGCACGTACGTGGTCCCGTTCGCGTACCTGGCCGGGATCGTGGTGATCGTGCTGGCGGCGCTGCTCGTGCGGCACCTGGCGCCGATGCTGTTCAAGCGGTCCGCCCCGGAAAAGCCGGTGGCGGCCTAAGCCGTATCGTTGCGTGTCGTGAGCACCCCCGCCGTCGAGATCACCGGGCTGGTGAAGCGATACGGATCCACCACCGCCGTCGACGGTCTCGACCTGCGGATGGAGCGTGGACGGCTGCTGGCGTTGCTCGGTCCCAACGGGGCGGGCAAGACCACGACCGTCGAGATCTGTGAAGGCTTCTCAAAGCCTGACAACGGCGAAGTGCGTGTGCTCGGCTTAGACCCGGTGCGTGAAGGTGCCGCGCTGCGACCGCGTATCGGCGTCATGCCGCAGGGCGGCGGCGCTTACCCCGGCGTGCGTGCTTCGGAGATGCTGTCGCTCGTCGCGGCCTGCGCCGCTTCGCCGTTGGATCCCGCTTGGCTGCTTGACGTCCTTGGGCTCTCTTCAGTGCGACGGACACCGTTTAAGCGCTTATCAGGCGGACAGCAGCAGCGGCTTTCGCTGGCGTGCGCCATCGTCGGCAAGCCCGAGCTGGTGTTCCTCGACGAGCCGACCGCGGGCATGGACCCCGCCGCGCGGCGCGTGGTCTGGGACCTGCTCGGCGCACTGCGCGCGGACGGCGTGAGCGTGCTGCTGACCACCCACCTGATGGAAGAGGCCGAGGCGCTCGCCGACGACGTGGTGATCGTCGACCACGGCCGCGTCATCGCGTCGGGCTCCCCCGCGGACCTGACGTCCGAAGAAAGCCGTCAGCTGCGCTTCAAAGCGCGCTCGCGGCTCGACACGGAACTGCTCGCGGCCGCGCTGCCCGAGGGGTACCTGGTGCGCGAACTGTCACCGGGCTCGTACGAAATCGAAGGCGACGTCAGCCCCCAGGTCGTGTCGGCCGTGACGGCCTGGTGCGCGCAGCAGG encodes:
- a CDS encoding ABC transporter ATP-binding protein, producing the protein MSTPAVEITGLVKRYGSTTAVDGLDLRMERGRLLALLGPNGAGKTTTVEICEGFSKPDNGEVRVLGLDPVREGAALRPRIGVMPQGGGAYPGVRASEMLSLVAACAASPLDPAWLLDVLGLSSVRRTPFKRLSGGQQQRLSLACAIVGKPELVFLDEPTAGMDPAARRVVWDLLGALRADGVSVLLTTHLMEEAEALADDVVIVDHGRVIASGSPADLTSEESRQLRFKARSRLDTELLAAALPEGYLVRELSPGSYEIEGDVSPQVVSAVTAWCAQQGVLAEELHVGRRGLEEVFLELTGRELRS